The following proteins are co-located in the Paludisphaera rhizosphaerae genome:
- a CDS encoding alpha/beta hydrolase — MLGSALLMLATLAQAPEVAKDVRYGDQDRQVLDVYWASGAKAKPVVFWIHGGGWVTGDKSDVQVKPRVFVEKGFVFVAANYRLLPKVDMETIVRDVAKAVHWIKDHAAEYGGDPDRILVMGHSAGAQLAALICTDQRYLKDEGVSPAALKGCVPVDGDTYDVPAIIETNETRRRVHGLPLPTFGHREKFGNDPAKHREFSAVTHVASGKGLPPFLILYVAGNPDTTVQAQHLANVLKAAGVQASAFGAGETHHNKINADLGVPGDPATKALFEFLDRALKD, encoded by the coding sequence ATGCTCGGTTCGGCCCTGCTCATGCTCGCGACTTTGGCTCAGGCGCCGGAGGTTGCGAAGGACGTTCGATATGGGGACCAGGATCGCCAGGTGCTGGACGTCTACTGGGCGTCGGGGGCGAAGGCGAAACCCGTCGTCTTCTGGATCCACGGCGGCGGGTGGGTGACGGGGGACAAGTCGGACGTCCAGGTGAAGCCTCGGGTCTTCGTGGAGAAGGGGTTCGTCTTCGTCGCCGCGAACTACCGGCTCCTGCCGAAGGTCGACATGGAGACCATCGTCCGCGACGTCGCCAAGGCCGTCCATTGGATCAAGGACCACGCCGCCGAGTACGGGGGCGACCCGGACCGCATCCTGGTCATGGGACACTCCGCCGGGGCCCAACTCGCCGCCCTGATCTGCACCGACCAGCGCTACCTGAAGGATGAGGGCGTCTCGCCGGCCGCGCTCAAGGGCTGCGTGCCCGTCGACGGCGACACCTACGACGTGCCCGCCATCATCGAGACCAACGAGACCCGGCGTCGCGTGCACGGGCTGCCGCTGCCGACCTTCGGCCACCGCGAGAAGTTCGGCAACGACCCGGCGAAGCATCGCGAGTTCTCCGCCGTGACGCACGTCGCCTCGGGAAAGGGACTGCCGCCGTTCCTGATTCTCTACGTCGCCGGCAACCCCGACACCACCGTACAGGCGCAACACCTGGCGAACGTGCTCAAAGCGGCGGGCGTCCAGGCCTCGGCGTTCGGGGCCGGCGAGACCCACCACAACAAGATCAACGCCGATCTCGGCGTCCCCGGCGACCCCGCCACCAAGGCCCTCTTCGAGTTCCTCGACCGGGCGCTGAAGGATTGA
- a CDS encoding histidine phosphatase family protein has protein sequence MGSKLPRIFLVRHGETEWSATRRHTSMTDIPLTEVGEADARRLGQGLNGWKFCQVLTSPLQRAFRTCVLSGFGEGAEVVPDLVEFRYGDYEGLTTAEIRAQRPGWAIFRDGCPGGDSVEKATARADRVVARLREAREDVAVFSHAHFIRSLAVRWIGLEIAAAARFTLATASVSILGYDHDHDEPVIRLWNDVSFRGGVPE, from the coding sequence ATGGGATCGAAGTTGCCGCGGATTTTCCTGGTGCGTCATGGCGAGACCGAGTGGTCGGCCACGAGGCGGCATACGAGCATGACGGACATCCCGCTGACGGAGGTCGGCGAGGCGGACGCGCGTCGGCTGGGGCAGGGGCTGAACGGGTGGAAGTTCTGCCAGGTGCTCACCAGCCCCCTCCAGCGAGCCTTTCGGACGTGCGTGTTGTCCGGCTTCGGCGAGGGGGCGGAGGTGGTCCCGGACCTCGTCGAGTTCCGCTACGGCGACTATGAGGGTTTGACGACCGCCGAGATCCGCGCCCAGCGTCCCGGCTGGGCGATCTTCCGCGACGGCTGCCCCGGGGGCGATTCGGTCGAGAAGGCGACCGCGCGGGCCGACCGCGTCGTCGCCCGTCTGCGCGAGGCCCGCGAGGACGTCGCGGTCTTCTCGCACGCCCACTTCATCCGCAGCCTGGCCGTGCGCTGGATCGGCCTGGAGATCGCCGCCGCCGCGCGGTTCACCCTGGCCACCGCCTCCGTCAGCATCCTGGGCTACGACCACGACCACGACGAGCCGGTCATCCGCCTCTGGAACGACGTCTCATTCCGCGGCGGCGTGCCGGAGTGA
- a CDS encoding helix-turn-helix domain-containing protein — protein MAIRARDFIDGLTPQVQEQVRRRADEMKAEEHDLQRLREARRRSQEEVAARLKVKPSAVSKIEHRTDVYISTLRKYVEAMGGELEIVARFPDKVIPIDQFSDF, from the coding sequence ATGGCGATCCGAGCACGCGATTTCATCGACGGCCTCACACCCCAGGTGCAGGAACAGGTTCGTCGCCGAGCCGACGAGATGAAGGCTGAAGAACACGATCTTCAGCGGCTGCGAGAGGCTCGGCGGCGCTCCCAGGAGGAGGTCGCCGCGCGATTGAAGGTCAAGCCGTCGGCCGTCTCCAAGATCGAACATCGCACCGACGTCTACATCAGCACCCTCCGTAAGTACGTCGAGGCGATGGGGGGCGAACTGGAGATCGTGGCGCGGTTTCCCGACAAGGTCATCCCGATCGACCAGTTCTCCGACTTCTGA
- a CDS encoding DUF1559 domain-containing protein, producing the protein MSGKRRNAFTLIELLVVIAIIAVLIALLLPAVQAAREAARRAQCVNNLKQIGLGIHNYESSTGSLPWGRGPNVGVIAENMMSSALVMILPHMEQTQVYNSFNFADFNNPTGPFNPTNLTNQTSMAVQITSYLCPSDMDRLTNPQGHTNYAASAGADPRVNADTADGMFRGGNNGTNQTRTLGLRDVTDGLSNTAAFSEKNKGIGGQQGDNLVYRDTLKPSSSVAQITNPATNGTQIYYTLCKNVDATQSTTALQNTRSQCSNWFNGNKSQCRYSHTMPPNTGSCGWGADNDGGAITATSRHAGGVNVLMGDGSVRFIKNSVSLPTWWALGTCAGGEVISADAL; encoded by the coding sequence ATGTCTGGTAAGCGCAGAAACGCCTTCACGCTGATCGAACTGCTTGTGGTCATCGCCATCATCGCCGTCCTGATCGCGCTTCTCCTTCCCGCCGTGCAGGCCGCTCGTGAAGCCGCCCGTCGAGCGCAGTGCGTCAACAACCTCAAGCAGATCGGCCTGGGGATTCACAACTACGAGAGCTCGACGGGCTCGCTCCCCTGGGGCCGCGGCCCGAACGTGGGGGTGATCGCCGAGAACATGATGTCGTCGGCCCTGGTCATGATCCTGCCCCACATGGAGCAGACCCAGGTCTACAACTCGTTCAACTTCGCCGACTTCAACAACCCAACGGGTCCCTTCAACCCGACGAACCTCACGAACCAGACGTCGATGGCGGTGCAGATCACGTCGTACCTCTGTCCCTCGGACATGGACCGCCTGACGAACCCCCAGGGCCACACCAACTACGCCGCCAGCGCCGGGGCCGACCCGCGCGTGAACGCCGACACCGCCGACGGCATGTTCCGCGGCGGCAACAACGGCACCAACCAGACGCGCACGTTGGGCCTTCGCGACGTGACCGACGGCCTGAGCAACACGGCCGCGTTCAGCGAGAAGAACAAGGGGATCGGCGGCCAGCAGGGGGACAACCTCGTCTACCGCGACACTCTCAAGCCCTCGTCGTCGGTCGCTCAGATCACAAACCCGGCGACGAACGGGACCCAGATCTACTACACGCTTTGCAAGAACGTCGACGCCACGCAGTCGACCACCGCGCTCCAGAACACGCGGTCGCAGTGCAGCAACTGGTTCAACGGCAACAAATCCCAGTGCCGCTACAGCCACACGATGCCGCCGAACACCGGCAGTTGCGGTTGGGGCGCCGACAACGACGGCGGCGCGATCACGGCCACGAGCCGTCACGCCGGCGGGGTGAACGTCCTGATGGGCGACGGTTCCGTGAGGTTCATCAAGAACTCGGTCTCCCTGCCGACCTGGTGGGCCCTCGGGACGTGCGCCGGCGGCGAGGTGATCTCCGCCGACGCCCTCTGA
- a CDS encoding haloacid dehalogenase type II: MLMLRRPFLAALLVVWCGRGDAQESTPRFKAVAFDYFVIFNANSVVPAVEKAFPGKGGEFTKTWRAKQFDYCFLRSIVGGHADFAKVTEDALVYTAESMKLDLTPEKRSNLLDAYLHMEPWPDAADALRKLRAAGIRIITVSNFSTKMLKANAENAGIADLFDELLSTEVNGTYKPDPRAYALGMEHLHLAKDEILFTAFGGWDAWGAKRFGYTTYWVNRFNLPMEELDAKPDATSNDMEGMLKFVLGRS, encoded by the coding sequence ATGCTGATGCTCCGGAGACCATTTCTGGCCGCCTTGCTCGTCGTCTGGTGCGGTCGGGGGGACGCTCAGGAATCGACGCCTCGGTTCAAGGCGGTGGCGTTTGATTACTTCGTGATCTTCAACGCGAACTCGGTGGTCCCGGCCGTGGAGAAGGCGTTCCCGGGCAAGGGGGGCGAGTTCACGAAGACCTGGCGCGCGAAGCAGTTCGATTACTGCTTCCTGCGATCGATCGTCGGCGGCCATGCCGACTTCGCCAAGGTCACCGAGGACGCTCTCGTCTACACGGCCGAGTCGATGAAGCTCGACCTGACCCCCGAGAAACGCTCGAACCTGCTGGACGCCTACCTGCACATGGAACCCTGGCCCGACGCCGCCGACGCGCTCCGCAAGCTCCGGGCGGCCGGAATCCGCATCATCACGGTCTCCAACTTCAGCACGAAGATGCTGAAGGCCAACGCCGAGAACGCGGGGATCGCCGACCTCTTCGACGAACTCCTCAGCACCGAGGTCAACGGCACCTACAAGCCCGACCCCCGCGCCTACGCCCTGGGGATGGAGCACCTGCACCTCGCCAAGGACGAAATCCTCTTCACCGCGTTCGGCGGCTGGGACGCCTGGGGAGCCAAACGCTTCGGCTACACCACCTACTGGGTGAACCGCTTCAACCTCCCCATGGAAGAGCTGGACGCCAAGCCCGACGCCACGTCGAACGACATGGAAGGGATGTTGAAGTTCGTGTTGGGACGTTCATGA
- a CDS encoding ion channel, with translation MLSSALVALVVLPGSIVIQAIAIAVTVRFVAWLLSVGYAGRSFWRNVSVSAGVMVILLVALLMQVGEWALAFVLCGALPDFATAFYHSAVNFTTLGYGDIVMAAGWRLLGPLEAANGVLMFGLSASAMFAVTSRLLDLRLMGPHEAALLERSHPPRNP, from the coding sequence ATGCTTTCCTCGGCTCTCGTCGCATTGGTCGTCCTCCCGGGCTCGATCGTGATTCAGGCGATCGCCATCGCCGTGACCGTCCGGTTCGTGGCATGGCTCCTCAGCGTCGGCTATGCCGGACGGAGCTTCTGGCGCAATGTCAGCGTCTCGGCGGGGGTCATGGTCATCCTTCTCGTCGCCCTCTTGATGCAGGTCGGCGAATGGGCCCTCGCCTTCGTGCTTTGCGGGGCGTTGCCGGATTTCGCGACCGCCTTCTATCACTCCGCCGTGAACTTCACGACCCTCGGGTACGGCGACATCGTGATGGCGGCAGGCTGGCGCTTGCTCGGCCCGCTCGAAGCAGCGAACGGCGTCCTGATGTTCGGCCTGTCGGCCTCCGCTATGTTCGCCGTGACGAGCCGATTACTCGATTTGCGGCTCATGGGACCTCACGAAGCCGCTCTCCTTGAGAGATCCCATCCACCAAGGAATCCGTGA
- the sixA gene encoding phosphohistidine phosphatase SixA → MWELYIVRHGIAVERGTPGIPDDERPLTPRGEKRMKEIGDGLAALELPVDRIVTSPLPRAHRTAEILAERLRMAGDVEIAPVLSAESTARDIAQWLGLQPEAPLLIVGHNPGLEELLGLLLLGDPKAFPFTLKKGGIVALRRPASEPERYTIEWAATPRVLRRLSN, encoded by the coding sequence ATGTGGGAGCTGTACATCGTCCGCCACGGGATCGCCGTCGAGCGAGGGACGCCGGGGATTCCGGATGACGAAAGGCCGCTCACCCCCAGGGGGGAGAAGCGGATGAAGGAGATCGGCGACGGCCTTGCCGCATTGGAGCTTCCGGTCGATCGGATCGTGACGAGCCCCCTGCCCCGGGCCCATCGCACGGCCGAGATCCTGGCCGAACGTCTGCGAATGGCCGGCGACGTCGAGATCGCCCCGGTCCTCAGCGCCGAGTCCACGGCCCGCGACATCGCCCAGTGGCTGGGCCTTCAACCCGAAGCCCCGCTGCTGATCGTCGGCCACAATCCAGGGCTCGAGGAGCTGCTCGGCCTGCTTCTGCTAGGCGACCCCAAGGCCTTCCCCTTCACACTGAAGAAGGGAGGCATCGTGGCCCTCCGTCGCCCCGCAAGCGAACCGGAACGCTACACGATCGAATGGGCGGCGACGCCCCGGGTGCTCAGGAGGCTGTCGAACTGA
- a CDS encoding serine/threonine-protein kinase encodes MGENASTSGPADAGRDLLLGLLALQNDFVSRDALVAAFAAWVADRSRPLGRLLLDAGALSPPRLRLLEALAAEHLDHHQGDVDRSLAALPPVDWLQAALGKLGDRDLNARLAAVEGFPATLDGDVEATGLHVSETPTRAGGRFRVVRFHRQGGLGRIFVARDEELGREVALKEIRPDKADAGEMRDRFLLEAEINAGLEHPGVVPIYSLGCYEDGRPFYAMRFVEGDSLKEAIEARHKESPRPDPDSVEMRKLLGRFIAVCQAIAFAHSKGVLHRDLKPHNVMLGRFGETLLIDWGLAKATGRRTPLDPAVVEATLTPISGCDLAPTIGVIGSPPYMSPEQASGDVAAFGPATDVYGLGAILYDLLTGRPPAMGDKVDVVLMRARVGDVPEPRSVNPNVPKPLEAVCLRALAKSPEDRYPTALALAEDVERWLADEPVTAWSEPWTARLRRWSRRHRTAVATVFATTAAGLVGLAAVAAVQSRANSDLRKANEAESKARGLAESALVQSERSRVAAEQARARAESVLAFLRDDVLAAARPEGQNGGLGKDATIRRAVDDAEPRIAETFKGQPAVEAEVRNALGMTYAYLGENPAAIRQYARALELREAALGRDDPESLTVRGNLAAAYLAVGRTAEALALQEATEKAREAKLGPDHPDVLAGRNNLAAAYQAVGRTAEAIALHEATLKAREAKLGPDHPSTLASRSNLAVTYYEAGRVAEAIALHEATLKAREVKLATDHPEILAGRNSLAAAYLESGRVAEAVALFEATLKVREAKLGADHPDTIRSRGNLAFAYQRAGRPADAVPLYEAALAARLAKLGPDHSDTIANRELLAGVYEEVGRADEALAMLRESLRTREAGLGPDSPDTIAARETLAAAAFRLGRPAEAAAQIEAALKARESVQGPEHPDVVRDRDRLAIVDEVLGRWGRAEPLRRAAVQSLAAGTDRVALASAMAALGSNLLMQERWSEAEAVLRDCLTIRLKLAPDHWSRFNTASQLGGTLMGQGRFAEAEPLVVAGYEGMKIRQASIPPPSRGRLTEAAVRLTRLYDAWNKPDQAREWKRRLSLTDLPDDPFAQPGS; translated from the coding sequence ATGGGCGAGAACGCTTCGACGAGCGGGCCAGCCGACGCCGGTCGCGACCTGCTGCTGGGGCTGCTGGCCTTGCAGAACGACTTCGTCAGCCGCGACGCTCTCGTGGCGGCCTTCGCCGCCTGGGTGGCCGACCGCTCCAGGCCCCTGGGGCGGCTCCTGCTCGACGCCGGAGCCCTGTCGCCGCCGCGTTTGCGGCTCCTGGAGGCGCTCGCGGCCGAGCACCTCGACCATCATCAAGGGGACGTGGACCGGAGCCTGGCGGCGCTTCCTCCGGTCGACTGGCTGCAAGCGGCCCTGGGAAAGCTCGGCGACCGCGACCTCAACGCAAGGCTGGCCGCCGTTGAGGGTTTCCCGGCCACTCTGGATGGTGACGTCGAGGCGACCGGGCTGCACGTCTCGGAGACGCCGACCCGCGCGGGGGGGCGGTTTCGGGTCGTCCGGTTCCATCGTCAGGGGGGGCTGGGGCGGATCTTCGTCGCCCGCGACGAGGAGCTGGGCCGCGAGGTCGCCCTGAAAGAGATCCGCCCCGATAAGGCCGACGCCGGCGAGATGCGCGACCGGTTCCTGCTGGAAGCCGAGATCAACGCCGGGCTGGAGCATCCCGGCGTCGTGCCGATCTACAGCCTGGGCTGTTACGAGGACGGCCGCCCCTTCTACGCCATGCGGTTCGTGGAGGGGGACAGCCTCAAAGAGGCGATCGAGGCCCGCCACAAGGAATCGCCCCGGCCCGACCCGGACTCCGTGGAGATGCGGAAGCTGCTGGGGCGGTTCATCGCCGTCTGCCAGGCCATCGCCTTCGCCCACAGCAAGGGGGTGTTGCATCGCGACCTCAAGCCTCACAACGTCATGCTCGGCCGATTCGGCGAGACCCTGCTGATCGACTGGGGCCTGGCCAAGGCCACCGGCCGACGGACCCCGCTCGATCCGGCGGTCGTCGAGGCGACCCTGACGCCGATCTCCGGCTGTGACCTCGCGCCGACGATCGGGGTGATCGGCTCGCCGCCTTACATGAGCCCGGAGCAGGCGTCGGGCGACGTGGCGGCGTTCGGCCCGGCGACGGACGTCTACGGCCTGGGGGCCATCCTCTACGACCTGTTGACCGGCAGGCCCCCGGCCATGGGGGACAAGGTCGACGTGGTCCTGATGCGGGCCCGGGTCGGCGACGTTCCAGAGCCTCGGTCGGTCAACCCGAACGTCCCGAAGCCCCTGGAGGCCGTCTGCCTCAGGGCCCTCGCGAAGAGCCCCGAGGACCGCTACCCGACCGCGCTGGCCCTGGCCGAGGACGTCGAACGCTGGCTGGCCGACGAGCCGGTCACCGCCTGGAGCGAGCCCTGGACGGCCCGCCTCAGGCGCTGGTCGCGTCGGCATCGGACGGCCGTCGCCACGGTCTTCGCGACGACCGCCGCCGGGCTGGTCGGGCTGGCCGCGGTGGCCGCCGTGCAGTCCCGGGCCAACAGCGACCTCCGCAAGGCCAACGAGGCCGAGTCGAAGGCTCGGGGCCTGGCCGAGTCCGCGTTGGTCCAGTCGGAGCGCTCGCGGGTCGCCGCCGAGCAGGCCCGCGCCCGAGCGGAGTCGGTCCTGGCCTTCCTCCGGGACGACGTCCTGGCCGCCGCCCGGCCCGAGGGCCAGAACGGGGGGCTGGGGAAGGACGCCACCATCCGTCGGGCCGTCGACGACGCCGAGCCGAGGATCGCCGAGACGTTCAAGGGCCAGCCGGCCGTTGAGGCTGAGGTCCGCAACGCCCTGGGGATGACCTACGCCTACCTGGGCGAGAACCCGGCCGCGATCCGCCAGTACGCCCGCGCCCTGGAGCTTCGCGAGGCGGCCCTTGGTCGTGACGACCCGGAGAGTCTGACCGTCCGCGGCAACCTGGCCGCCGCCTACCTCGCCGTCGGCCGAACTGCCGAGGCTCTCGCCTTGCAGGAGGCGACCGAGAAGGCTCGAGAGGCGAAGCTCGGCCCGGACCACCCCGACGTCCTCGCCGGCCGCAACAACCTCGCCGCCGCCTACCAGGCCGTCGGCCGGACCGCCGAGGCCATCGCCCTCCACGAAGCCACCCTCAAGGCGAGGGAGGCGAAACTGGGGCCCGACCACCCCTCGACGCTCGCCAGCCGCAGCAACCTGGCCGTCACCTACTACGAGGCCGGGCGGGTCGCCGAGGCGATCGCCCTCCATGAGGCGACGCTCAAGGCCCGCGAGGTGAAGCTCGCAACCGACCACCCGGAGATCCTCGCCGGCCGCAACAGCCTGGCCGCCGCTTATCTGGAGTCTGGCCGCGTCGCGGAGGCCGTCGCCCTGTTCGAGGCCACGCTCAAGGTCCGCGAGGCCAAGCTGGGCGCTGACCACCCCGACACGATCCGGAGTCGAGGCAATCTCGCCTTCGCCTACCAGCGCGCCGGTCGCCCGGCCGACGCCGTCCCGCTGTACGAGGCCGCCCTGGCGGCCCGCCTGGCGAAGCTGGGGCCCGACCACTCCGACACGATCGCCAACCGCGAACTCCTCGCCGGGGTTTACGAGGAAGTGGGCCGGGCCGACGAGGCCCTCGCCATGCTCCGCGAGTCGCTCCGCACCCGCGAGGCCGGTCTGGGCCCCGACAGCCCCGACACGATCGCCGCGCGGGAGACCCTGGCCGCCGCCGCCTTCCGCCTGGGCCGTCCGGCGGAGGCCGCCGCCCAGATCGAAGCCGCCCTGAAGGCTCGCGAGTCGGTCCAGGGCCCCGAGCATCCCGACGTCGTCCGCGACCGCGACCGACTGGCGATCGTCGACGAGGTCCTCGGACGCTGGGGCCGGGCCGAACCCCTGCGGCGGGCGGCCGTCCAGAGCCTTGCGGCCGGGACCGACCGCGTCGCCCTGGCTTCCGCCATGGCCGCACTCGGGTCGAACCTCTTGATGCAAGAGAGGTGGTCAGAGGCCGAAGCCGTCCTCCGCGACTGCCTGACGATCCGGCTCAAGCTCGCCCCCGACCACTGGTCGCGGTTCAACACCGCGAGCCAACTCGGCGGCACCCTGATGGGCCAGGGCCGATTCGCCGAGGCCGAGCCGCTGGTCGTCGCCGGCTACGAGGGGATGAAGATCCGCCAGGCCTCCATCCCACCCCCCTCGCGAGGCCGCCTCACCGAGGCCGCCGTCCGCCTCACCCGCCTCTACGACGCCTGGAACAAGCCCGACCAGGCCCGCGAATGGAAGCGCCGGCTCTCCCTGACCGACCTCCCCGACGACCCCTTCGCCCAGCCCGGTTCTTGA
- a CDS encoding arylsulfatase — protein sequence MLSRAWIVAGCCLLAAGSSASAQGQSPSRGRPNILLILADDVGYSDLGCQGSEIQTPNLDALAARGARFTNFYNSARCCPTRASLMTGLHPAQAGFPDMTGRIPSNAATIPEVLRPAGYNTYMVGKWHLSEATKPTDRGFDEFFGMLGGFNSFWHEDPFYTRWPKGRPKREYAPGTFYSTDAFGDYALDFLEQGRQAGKPWFMYLAFNAAHFPIHAPEEDIQRYEPVFADGWDKMRERRLARMKELGIISKDVELTPRLVVPKNWANANKEWAADKEVPAWDSLPEDRRKDLARRAATYAAMIDRMDRNIGRVVSYLKETGQLENTLILFLSDNGACGEWDPFGFDGKSGPDNVLHVGPALKEIGAPSSYSSVGSGWANASSTPYRYYKQYTHEGGVKTPLIVHYPAGLTLPPGTMSPRTGYITDILPTCVELAGASYPTERNGESIMPMEGASLVPLFKGVERPNRPIIIEHEDSKALRDGDWKIVQERGGRPWELYNLANDPTEMHDLAGREPERVKTMTAAWEAWARRVGLKEGEPKTVRGTIDLQPGKALAGAEAPAIANEPLRIQATVREAGKGGVVVSQGAQVQGWSLYVRDGKPVLAVRRDGSLFELAADRALGDGQVELAAELRRDGAARILVDGVEVAHGRAGGCIPAQPKDPLIVGDDRQGAVGSYQTPRPFRGSILRARLTVGDLDAAD from the coding sequence ATGTTGAGTCGCGCGTGGATCGTCGCAGGCTGCTGCCTGCTGGCGGCAGGTTCGTCGGCGTCCGCACAGGGTCAGTCGCCGTCCAGGGGGCGACCGAACATCCTGCTGATCCTGGCCGACGATGTCGGCTACAGCGACCTCGGCTGCCAGGGCTCGGAGATCCAGACGCCGAACCTGGACGCCCTCGCCGCGCGCGGGGCTCGGTTCACGAACTTCTACAACTCGGCCCGATGCTGCCCGACGCGGGCGTCGTTGATGACGGGGCTGCACCCGGCCCAGGCGGGATTCCCGGACATGACCGGCCGAATCCCGTCGAACGCCGCGACGATCCCCGAGGTCCTCAGGCCGGCCGGCTACAACACCTACATGGTCGGCAAGTGGCACCTCAGCGAGGCCACCAAGCCCACCGACCGCGGCTTCGACGAGTTCTTCGGCATGCTCGGAGGCTTCAACAGCTTCTGGCATGAGGACCCGTTCTACACCCGCTGGCCGAAGGGCCGACCCAAGCGCGAATACGCGCCGGGGACGTTCTACTCGACCGACGCCTTCGGCGACTACGCCCTCGACTTCCTGGAGCAAGGCCGCCAGGCCGGCAAGCCCTGGTTCATGTACCTGGCGTTCAACGCGGCCCACTTCCCGATCCACGCCCCCGAGGAAGACATCCAGCGCTACGAGCCCGTCTTCGCCGACGGCTGGGACAAGATGCGCGAGCGTCGCCTGGCCCGAATGAAGGAGCTGGGGATCATCTCCAAGGACGTCGAGTTGACGCCTCGGCTGGTCGTCCCGAAGAACTGGGCCAACGCGAACAAGGAATGGGCCGCCGACAAGGAGGTCCCCGCGTGGGACTCACTGCCGGAAGACCGTCGCAAGGATCTCGCCCGGCGGGCGGCGACCTACGCGGCGATGATCGACCGCATGGACCGTAACATCGGCCGCGTCGTCTCGTACTTGAAGGAGACGGGACAGCTTGAAAACACGTTGATCCTCTTCCTGTCGGACAACGGCGCCTGCGGCGAATGGGATCCGTTCGGCTTCGACGGCAAATCGGGGCCGGACAACGTGCTGCACGTCGGCCCAGCGCTCAAGGAGATCGGCGCTCCGTCGAGCTATTCGAGCGTCGGCAGCGGCTGGGCGAACGCCTCGTCGACGCCCTATCGCTATTACAAGCAATACACCCACGAGGGGGGCGTCAAGACGCCGCTCATCGTCCACTATCCCGCCGGACTGACGCTTCCGCCCGGGACGATGAGCCCTCGGACCGGCTACATCACCGACATCCTGCCGACCTGCGTCGAGCTGGCCGGCGCGAGTTACCCCACCGAGCGGAACGGCGAGTCGATCATGCCGATGGAAGGTGCGAGCCTGGTTCCGCTGTTCAAGGGCGTCGAGCGTCCCAACCGACCGATCATCATCGAGCACGAGGACAGCAAGGCCCTCCGCGACGGCGACTGGAAGATCGTCCAGGAGCGCGGCGGGCGCCCCTGGGAGCTTTACAACCTGGCCAACGACCCGACCGAGATGCACGACCTGGCCGGCCGTGAGCCGGAACGAGTCAAGACCATGACCGCCGCCTGGGAGGCCTGGGCGCGGCGCGTGGGGCTGAAGGAGGGCGAGCCGAAGACCGTTCGCGGGACGATCGACCTGCAACCGGGCAAGGCTCTCGCGGGCGCCGAAGCGCCGGCGATCGCCAACGAGCCGCTGCGGATCCAGGCGACGGTCCGCGAGGCCGGCAAGGGGGGCGTCGTCGTCAGTCAGGGGGCGCAGGTCCAGGGCTGGTCGCTCTACGTCCGCGACGGCAAGCCGGTGCTGGCCGTTCGCCGCGACGGCTCTCTGTTCGAGTTGGCCGCCGACCGGGCCCTGGGCGACGGACAGGTCGAGTTGGCGGCCGAGCTGCGTCGCGACGGCGCGGCCCGGATCCTGGTCGACGGCGTCGAAGTCGCCCACGGCCGCGCCGGGGGCTGCATCCCCGCCCAGCCGAAGGACCCGCTGATCGTCGGCGACGACCGCCAGGGGGCCGTCGGCTCTTACCAAACGCCGCGGCCGTTCCGCGGCTCGATCCTTCGCGCACGGCTCACCGTGGGCGACCTCGACGCGGCGGACTGA